The following are encoded in a window of Armatimonas rosea genomic DNA:
- a CDS encoding DUF1553 domain-containing protein, with the protein MHKPWGVLCGVILLATAALGQKSAPSTTQFEAKVRPLLLAKCVTCHGEHGPQGGVRLDKPLDAPTAQKVLAAVRYDGKVKMPPSGKLALPEQEALALWIKDGAKWPVAPPAPKNGGAGGASTHWSFQPVKRAAVPKVQNPVLRDEWVKNPIDAFVLARLEKKKLLPNPPATRRELIRRVTYDLIGLPPTPEEVAAFERDPDPKAYEKLVERLLASPHYGEKWGRQWLDVVRFAETNSYERDNPKPNPWRYRDYVIKSYNADKPYNRFLTEQLAGDELPDATNETQIATGFYRLGVWDDEPVDAEQSRYDGIDDIVTTVGQAFLGLTLDCARCHDHKIDPIPTKDYYQFVAIFQNINYFRNGGATDEKLLFESAAEKADYEKRVQEKAEQVTAKKARIAALQQEFLQKRDALLKPGDLSDLAWKYYEGNFAALPDFDKLTPAASGTAATVDLSVKQRDASFAQLWTGSLSAPAAGEYTLWLDSDDGSRVFVNGQKLIDYDGSHGEGKEKRAKLTLPAGRVALRVEYFQSGPSPLGLNLAWAGPGFARRPLSPAKNTGALGVPVQLAAYKGQLDQNLAAEQTKLAKEVEELEKAEVAANKMLVVTETGPKSAETFILKRGNRETPGDKVEPGFPSCVGGGIINPTPLASSSGRRTALARWITDPANPLPARVMVNRLWQGHFGRGIVRTPNDYGFQGAAPTHPELLDWLASEFVAKGWSMKAIHRLILLSSTYQMSSKARPDALKADPENELFWRFDMRRLTAEEVRDSVLAVCGNLNLAQFGPSVYPDIQKEVLAGQSIPGKDWYPDRMKPEDKNRRSIYIFVKRSLLYPMLESFDVAETDRTNPIRYASVQPTQALAMLNSTLMNQQAKTLAERVKKDATDRPVPFIKRAFSLITQRDPTPAELTRCTRLLDNLRFKGATDQQAQTYLCLSLLNLSEFMYLD; encoded by the coding sequence ATGCATAAACCGTGGGGAGTTCTTTGTGGAGTAATTTTGCTGGCGACTGCCGCCCTCGGGCAGAAGAGCGCTCCCAGCACCACACAGTTCGAGGCTAAGGTCCGCCCCTTGCTCCTCGCCAAGTGTGTCACCTGCCACGGCGAACACGGCCCGCAGGGCGGCGTCCGGCTCGATAAGCCGCTCGATGCCCCCACAGCGCAGAAGGTGCTGGCGGCGGTCCGCTACGACGGCAAGGTGAAGATGCCCCCGAGCGGCAAGCTCGCCCTCCCCGAGCAAGAGGCGCTCGCGCTGTGGATCAAAGACGGTGCCAAGTGGCCAGTGGCCCCCCCCGCCCCCAAGAATGGGGGAGCCGGGGGGGCTTCTACGCACTGGTCGTTCCAGCCGGTCAAGCGCGCCGCCGTGCCCAAGGTGCAGAACCCGGTCTTGCGCGATGAGTGGGTCAAGAATCCTATCGATGCCTTCGTGCTGGCGCGGCTGGAGAAGAAGAAGCTCCTGCCCAACCCGCCTGCGACGCGCCGGGAGCTGATTCGCCGGGTCACCTACGATCTGATCGGCCTGCCGCCGACCCCCGAGGAAGTGGCGGCGTTTGAGCGCGATCCCGACCCGAAGGCCTATGAGAAGCTGGTCGAGCGGCTCCTGGCCTCGCCGCACTATGGCGAGAAGTGGGGGCGGCAGTGGCTCGATGTGGTGCGCTTTGCCGAGACCAACTCCTACGAGCGCGACAACCCCAAGCCCAACCCCTGGCGCTACCGGGACTATGTCATCAAGAGCTACAACGCCGACAAGCCCTACAACCGTTTTCTCACCGAGCAGCTCGCCGGCGATGAGCTCCCCGATGCCACCAACGAGACCCAGATCGCCACGGGCTTCTACCGCCTCGGGGTCTGGGACGATGAGCCCGTCGATGCGGAGCAGTCCCGCTACGACGGTATCGACGATATTGTCACGACAGTCGGGCAGGCGTTTCTGGGACTCACTCTGGACTGCGCGCGCTGCCACGACCACAAGATCGACCCTATCCCGACCAAAGACTACTACCAGTTTGTCGCGATCTTCCAGAACATCAACTACTTTAGGAACGGTGGCGCAACCGACGAGAAGCTGCTCTTTGAGAGCGCGGCCGAGAAAGCGGACTACGAGAAGCGCGTCCAAGAGAAAGCGGAGCAAGTCACGGCCAAGAAGGCGCGGATCGCGGCGCTCCAGCAGGAGTTTCTCCAGAAGCGCGATGCCCTGCTCAAGCCCGGTGATCTCTCCGACCTCGCCTGGAAGTACTACGAAGGCAACTTTGCCGCGCTCCCCGATTTTGACAAGCTCACGCCCGCAGCCTCCGGGACCGCCGCCACGGTCGATCTCTCGGTGAAGCAGCGCGATGCCAGCTTCGCCCAGCTCTGGACGGGGAGCCTGAGCGCGCCCGCCGCCGGGGAGTACACGCTCTGGCTGGACTCCGACGATGGCTCGCGGGTCTTTGTCAATGGCCAGAAGCTGATCGACTACGACGGCTCCCACGGCGAGGGGAAGGAGAAGCGTGCGAAGCTCACGCTCCCCGCGGGGAGAGTGGCGCTCCGGGTGGAGTACTTCCAGAGCGGTCCCTCGCCGCTGGGGCTGAACCTCGCCTGGGCTGGGCCGGGGTTTGCTCGCCGCCCGCTCTCGCCCGCCAAGAACACAGGCGCTCTGGGAGTCCCCGTCCAGCTTGCCGCCTACAAAGGCCAGCTCGACCAGAACCTCGCGGCGGAGCAGACCAAGCTCGCCAAGGAAGTGGAGGAGCTGGAGAAGGCGGAGGTCGCGGCCAACAAGATGCTCGTGGTCACCGAGACCGGCCCCAAGTCCGCCGAGACCTTTATCCTCAAGCGCGGCAACCGCGAGACCCCCGGCGATAAAGTGGAGCCCGGTTTCCCGAGCTGTGTCGGCGGGGGAATCATCAATCCCACGCCGCTGGCGAGCTCATCGGGGCGGCGCACGGCGCTGGCCCGCTGGATCACCGACCCGGCCAACCCGCTCCCCGCACGCGTCATGGTGAACCGCCTCTGGCAGGGGCACTTTGGACGCGGGATTGTCCGCACCCCCAACGACTACGGCTTCCAAGGCGCCGCCCCGACCCACCCCGAGCTGCTGGACTGGCTGGCATCGGAGTTTGTGGCAAAGGGCTGGAGCATGAAGGCGATTCACCGCCTGATCCTGCTCTCCAGTACCTACCAGATGTCCTCCAAAGCTCGCCCCGATGCCCTCAAAGCCGACCCCGAGAACGAGCTCTTCTGGCGCTTCGACATGCGCCGCCTGACCGCCGAAGAGGTCCGCGACTCGGTGCTGGCGGTCTGTGGCAACCTTAATCTGGCGCAGTTTGGGCCGTCGGTCTACCCCGATATCCAGAAAGAGGTGCTGGCAGGCCAGTCGATCCCCGGCAAGGACTGGTACCCGGATCGCATGAAGCCTGAGGATAAGAACCGCCGCAGCATCTATATCTTTGTCAAGCGCTCCCTCCTCTATCCCATGCTGGAGAGCTTCGATGTCGCCGAGACCGACCGCACCAACCCGATCCGCTACGCGTCGGTGCAGCCCACCCAGGCGCTGGCGATGCTCAACTCGACCCTCATGAACCAGCAGGCAAAGACCCTCGCCGAGCGTGTCAAGAAAGACGCCACCGACCGCCCGGTGCCGTTCATCAAGCGCGCCTTCTCCCTCATCACCCAGCGCGACCCCACGCCCGCCGAGCTCACCCGCTGCACGCGCCTCCTCGACAACCTGCGCTTCAAAGGTGCCACCGACCAGCAGGCCCAGACCTATCTCTGCCTGTCTCTGCTAAATCTAAGCGAGTTTATGTACTTGGACTAA
- a CDS encoding response regulator transcription factor, whose protein sequence is MPEPKTILVVEEERNAGLLLKRSLEEAGYQVLLSEAVEAAKQTLQETRVDAVIVSWELPELRGQELVLWIRQQPPRIGRQLVIIAVGNVAPVITSASPVDIFVPRPCNPDELLAFLKRLIIAQKALLLVQESEHVRERMTQWLAPLDFVMTVCADQDEALALLSERSFDCLVLGIFGENGADRRLSETARKQQELHGSWVVLIVPLSNEVPTSWAQDSSWPNAILPIPFGEAILQDMALGRTAGTIPPLCYDYQRLRAQFHRTV, encoded by the coding sequence ATGCCCGAGCCTAAGACGATTCTGGTCGTAGAGGAAGAACGGAATGCGGGGCTTCTCCTCAAGCGTTCTCTGGAGGAGGCAGGCTATCAGGTTTTGCTGTCAGAAGCAGTGGAAGCGGCCAAACAGACTCTCCAAGAGACGCGTGTCGATGCCGTTATCGTTTCCTGGGAACTTCCCGAGCTACGCGGACAGGAGCTCGTGCTGTGGATTCGCCAGCAACCGCCGCGCATTGGGCGGCAGCTCGTAATCATCGCGGTCGGAAATGTCGCTCCCGTCATCACCTCCGCCTCTCCCGTGGATATTTTTGTGCCTCGCCCTTGCAACCCCGATGAGCTTCTGGCCTTTCTGAAGCGACTGATCATCGCGCAAAAGGCTCTGCTACTGGTCCAGGAGAGTGAGCATGTTCGCGAGCGCATGACCCAGTGGCTTGCACCGCTTGATTTTGTCATGACGGTCTGTGCGGATCAAGACGAGGCTCTGGCGCTGCTCTCCGAGCGGTCTTTTGACTGCCTCGTCCTGGGGATTTTTGGGGAGAACGGGGCCGACCGACGCCTGAGTGAGACGGCGAGGAAGCAACAAGAACTCCACGGGAGCTGGGTGGTGCTGATTGTCCCTTTGTCGAATGAGGTGCCCACAAGCTGGGCACAGGATAGCTCGTGGCCGAATGCGATCCTGCCCATTCCCTTTGGCGAGGCGATCCTACAGGACATGGCTTTGGGGAGAACAGCAGGAACGATCCCACCCTTGTGCTACGATTACCAACGCCTGCGAGCGCAGTTCCATAGGACGGTATGA
- a CDS encoding response regulator, whose protein sequence is MPEPKTILVVDDEAQIRRLLRVNLEREGYQVIEAENGLVAQARLRDSEIDLVITDAMMPKMDGLELYQWAREQPELVALPFALMGPTPCLADENRAYREELRQAGWSGLMGKPFHPHEVIRWLKAMLS, encoded by the coding sequence ATGCCCGAGCCAAAAACAATTCTTGTTGTCGATGACGAAGCCCAGATACGGCGACTGCTTCGGGTGAATCTGGAGCGTGAAGGCTACCAGGTGATCGAGGCAGAAAATGGGTTGGTGGCCCAAGCGCGCCTCCGGGACTCGGAGATTGATCTGGTAATCACGGATGCCATGATGCCTAAAATGGACGGCCTCGAGCTCTACCAGTGGGCGCGGGAGCAACCGGAGCTTGTGGCTCTGCCTTTTGCTCTTATGGGGCCAACTCCTTGCCTGGCGGACGAGAACCGTGCGTATCGGGAGGAGCTCCGTCAGGCGGGCTGGAGCGGCTTGATGGGCAAGCCCTTTCACCCTCACGAGGTAATACGCTGGCTCAAAGCGATGCTCTCCTAA